In one Corallococcus sp. EGB genomic region, the following are encoded:
- a CDS encoding thymidylate synthase, whose product MRPYLSLMEHVLKHGTQKGDRTGTGTLSLFGHQLRFDLTQGFPLVTTKKLHTKSIIHELLWMLRGDSNVRSLQEVGVTIWDEWANADGSLGPVYGHQWRSWNTPDGGHVDQMRQLVDGLKKNPDSRRHLVSAWNVADVPSMKLPPCHVMFQFYVADGKLSCQLYQRSADIFLGLPFNIASYSLLTMMVAQATGLTAHEFIHTIGDAHLYLNHVEQAQEQLKREPRPLPRMRLNPDVKDLFAFRYEDFTLEGYDPHPAIKAPVAV is encoded by the coding sequence ATGCGGCCATACCTGAGTCTGATGGAGCACGTCCTGAAGCACGGGACGCAGAAGGGCGACCGGACCGGCACGGGGACGCTGAGCCTCTTCGGCCACCAGCTCCGCTTCGACCTCACCCAGGGCTTCCCCCTGGTGACGACGAAGAAGCTCCACACGAAGTCCATCATCCACGAGCTCTTGTGGATGCTGCGGGGCGACTCGAACGTGCGCTCGCTCCAGGAGGTCGGCGTCACCATCTGGGACGAGTGGGCCAACGCGGACGGCAGCCTGGGCCCCGTCTACGGCCACCAGTGGCGCTCGTGGAACACGCCCGACGGCGGCCACGTGGATCAGATGCGGCAGCTGGTGGACGGGTTGAAGAAGAACCCGGACTCGCGCCGCCACCTGGTGAGCGCGTGGAACGTGGCGGACGTGCCATCCATGAAGCTGCCGCCCTGCCACGTGATGTTCCAGTTCTACGTGGCGGACGGGAAGCTCTCCTGCCAGCTCTACCAGCGCAGCGCGGACATCTTCCTGGGGCTGCCCTTCAACATCGCGTCGTACTCGCTGCTCACGATGATGGTGGCGCAGGCCACCGGCCTCACCGCGCACGAGTTCATCCACACGATTGGCGACGCGCACCTGTACTTGAACCACGTGGAGCAGGCGCAGGAGCAGCTGAAGCGCGAGCCGCGCCCCCTGCCGCGCATGCGCCTCAACCCGGACGTGAAGGACCTG